The stretch of DNA GATGCGTTATTTCTCTGTCCCACCCAAAACGGAGGAAATCGCAATGGACTGGAACCGAGTAGAAGGCAATTGGAAGCAGCTTAAAGGCAATGTTAAGGAACAATGGGGCAAGCTGACCGACGACGATCTCGATCAGATCAATGGTCGCCGTGACCAGCTTGAAGGCAAAATTCAGGAACGCTACGGCATCGAAAAAGACCGTGTAAAATCAGAAGTTGACGATTGGTATGGACGTCAGCAATGGCTACCATAAAAAGAGCCCCGCTTCGGCGGGGTTTTCTTTGATGCAAGGGAGGCCTCATGCGCTGGTTCGTTGTCGTGTTGCTGTCGGTTCTATCCACTACGGCCTCGGCAGTAGATAAAGATAAACTCAAGCACGCTATTTCGATTTGCTGGCTTGCTCCATTAAACCAAGAAACCCGGCATATGAAGGCCACGCTTGAAGTCCATCTTTCGCCGGCCGGAGAAATAGAAGATTTGAAAGTTACAGAATCCCCTTCGGGCCCGCAGAGCAAAGCCTTCGTGGATTCTACAATACGCGCCGTTCGCAGATGTGCTCCCTATAGCAATGTGCCCGCTGGAAAGGTGACGATTAATTTCAAGGCGCCAACTGGCTGATCGTCAATTTCGTTAAATTATTTCCGCACCAAATTTTTACAGCGCAATGTCGATTACCGCAGTAAAGACATCGCTAAACGGTGTCCCCTGTGCGGACAAAGGGCCTTAAGTCCGATGTCGCAATCTGATGCAATCAAACATATCACGATTCCCTAAAAGCCGGGCCAAGGATACAATCTCCCGCGAGATATTGACGAGATACTCTCAATGAAACCAGCATACCTATTGAAGCCGTATGAACAACTC from Brucella sp. BE17 encodes:
- a CDS encoding CsbD family protein gives rise to the protein MDWNRVEGNWKQLKGNVKEQWGKLTDDDLDQINGRRDQLEGKIQERYGIEKDRVKSEVDDWYGRQQWLP